One uncultured Gellertiella sp. genomic window carries:
- a CDS encoding transporter substrate-binding domain-containing protein, with the protein MAVHIPALPVRAADGAAPSLPLLFDSRERLAKPDLSALVRLRFLTTLDFPPFNFADKNGHLTGFQVDLVREICGELDIEAKCQIEAMPYPELPAALDKGEGDAVIAGVGVTSALRQNYLFSRPYMTLPARFVVNAGLGLQGHAVTALAGRAVGIVGGTTHEAMLKTWFPAIRPVAFPDRETMLAALKNGKIDGAFGDGVQLAFWAAGQSADHCCALFDGPYASEHFFGEGLSIMMRPDDDLVQQAIDHALLALSRKGRLKELYLRYFPYGLY; encoded by the coding sequence TTGGCTGTGCATATCCCTGCGCTCCCGGTTCGGGCTGCGGATGGAGCGGCACCGTCCCTGCCGCTCCTCTTCGATTCCCGCGAGCGGCTTGCCAAGCCGGATCTTTCGGCACTGGTGCGCCTGCGCTTCCTCACGACCCTTGATTTTCCACCGTTCAATTTCGCCGACAAGAACGGTCACCTGACCGGTTTCCAGGTGGATCTGGTCCGCGAGATCTGTGGTGAGCTGGATATCGAGGCGAAATGCCAGATCGAGGCAATGCCCTATCCGGAATTGCCGGCGGCTCTCGACAAGGGCGAGGGCGATGCGGTGATTGCCGGTGTGGGGGTAACGAGCGCGTTGCGGCAGAACTACCTGTTCTCACGGCCCTATATGACGTTGCCAGCCCGGTTTGTCGTCAATGCGGGGCTGGGCCTGCAAGGCCATGCGGTGACGGCGCTTGCGGGTCGCGCCGTCGGCATTGTCGGCGGCACCACCCATGAGGCAATGCTGAAGACCTGGTTCCCCGCGATCAGGCCCGTTGCCTTTCCGGACCGGGAGACGATGCTCGCGGCTCTTAAAAATGGCAAGATTGACGGGGCCTTCGGCGATGGCGTGCAATTGGCCTTCTGGGCCGCAGGCCAAAGCGCCGATCATTGCTGTGCGCTTTTCGACGGCCCCTATGCCTCCGAGCACTTCTTCGGCGAGGGCCTGTCGATCATGATGCGTCCGGACGATGACCTGGTACAGCAGGCCATCGATCATGCCCTGCTCGCCCTGTCGCGCAAGGGAAGGCTCAAGGAGCTCTACCTGCGCTATTTCCCCTATGGGCTTTATTGA
- the ugpC gene encoding sn-glycerol-3-phosphate ABC transporter ATP-binding protein UgpC: MSALELRHITKNFGSVETLKGIDITLESGEFLILLGSSGCGKSTLLNIIAGLAEATSGAVVISGRDVSKVHPKDRDIAMVFQSYALYPNMSVARNIGFGLEMRQVDKDTRDRAVAEAARILQIEPLLDRRPSELSGGQRQRVAIGRALVRNPKIFLFDEPLSNLDAKLRTEMRTELKRLHQALKATVVYVTHDQIEAMTLASRIAVMRNGQIEQLGTPEEIYNQPATLYVAGFVGSTQMNLLDATVAEGKVTLDGTETSLALPQGQMIRPGPAILGFRPEDADIAGEGEAVTLAVVADVVELTGPDVVLTALCGTHRIRATLPPRARPQQGDALTLKVPGTALHFFDPATGRRL; encoded by the coding sequence ATGAGCGCGCTCGAACTTCGTCACATCACCAAGAATTTCGGCTCGGTCGAGACGCTGAAGGGCATCGACATCACGCTTGAGAGCGGCGAGTTCCTGATCCTGCTCGGCTCGTCGGGATGCGGAAAATCGACCTTGCTGAACATCATTGCGGGTCTCGCCGAAGCGACATCGGGTGCGGTGGTCATTTCCGGCAGGGATGTGTCGAAGGTGCATCCGAAGGACCGCGACATCGCCATGGTGTTCCAGTCCTATGCGCTCTATCCGAACATGTCGGTTGCCCGCAATATTGGCTTCGGGCTCGAGATGCGGCAGGTGGACAAGGACACCCGGGACAGGGCCGTGGCAGAGGCCGCCCGCATCCTGCAGATCGAACCACTGCTCGACCGGCGCCCGTCGGAACTGTCCGGCGGCCAGCGGCAGCGGGTGGCCATCGGTCGGGCGCTGGTGCGCAATCCGAAAATCTTTCTGTTCGACGAACCGCTGTCGAACCTCGACGCCAAATTGCGTACCGAAATGCGTACCGAACTGAAACGCCTGCACCAGGCGCTGAAGGCGACCGTCGTCTATGTCACCCATGACCAGATCGAGGCGATGACGCTTGCCAGCCGGATCGCCGTGATGCGCAATGGCCAGATCGAGCAACTCGGCACGCCCGAAGAGATCTACAACCAGCCGGCCACGCTCTATGTGGCAGGGTTCGTCGGCTCCACGCAGATGAACCTGCTGGATGCGACGGTTGCCGAGGGCAAGGTCACCCTTGATGGAACCGAAACATCTCTTGCCCTGCCGCAAGGGCAGATGATCCGGCCGGGACCGGCGATACTCGGGTTTCGGCCCGAAGATGCCGATATTGCCGGCGAAGGCGAAGCGGTCACGCTTGCCGTCGTGGCAGACGTGGTGGAACTGACCGGTCCCGACGTCGTTCTGACCGCGCTTTGCGGCACGCACCGGATTCGCGCCACCCTTCCGCCGCGCGCACGCCCGCAGCAGGGGGATGCCCTGACCCTGAAAGTGCCCGGAACGGCCCTGCATTTCTTCGACCCCGCGACCGGCAGGCGTCTCTGA
- a CDS encoding helix-turn-helix transcriptional regulator — translation MLPKYAHERIWSALDKLAEQNQLTPSGLARRAGLDPTAFNKSKRLGADGRERWPSTESIAKVLAATGASLDQFFASIYGRPAQSSIPEGAFPPQTDSIPLLGFARAGAGGFFDDGGYPAGEGWDVVKFPASAERRAGVYALEVQGESMMPLYRDGDVLIVEPGAQVRRGDRVVVKTREGEVMAKVLMRHTPLSVELMSLNPEHPNRNLDAQEVEWVARIIWASQ, via the coding sequence ATGCTGCCAAAATACGCGCATGAACGAATCTGGAGCGCCCTGGACAAGCTGGCCGAACAGAACCAGTTGACACCTTCCGGCCTTGCCCGTCGTGCAGGCCTGGATCCGACCGCCTTCAACAAGTCCAAGCGGCTGGGGGCTGACGGCCGGGAACGCTGGCCCTCCACCGAATCGATTGCCAAGGTGCTGGCCGCAACCGGCGCAAGCCTCGATCAGTTCTTCGCCTCGATCTATGGACGCCCGGCTCAATCCTCGATTCCTGAGGGTGCCTTTCCGCCGCAAACCGACAGCATTCCGCTTCTGGGCTTTGCCCGCGCCGGAGCGGGCGGTTTTTTCGACGATGGCGGCTATCCCGCAGGCGAAGGCTGGGATGTGGTGAAATTTCCCGCCTCGGCGGAGCGGCGCGCCGGCGTCTATGCGCTGGAGGTGCAGGGCGAAAGCATGATGCCGCTCTATCGGGATGGCGATGTGCTGATTGTCGAACCGGGGGCGCAGGTCCGGCGCGGCGACCGGGTGGTGGTCAAGACCCGCGAGGGGGAAGTGATGGCAAAGGTGCTGATGCGCCACACGCCGCTCTCGGTCGAGTTGATGTCGCTGAACCCCGAACATCCCAATCGCAACCTCGATGCGCAGGAGGTCGAATGGGTGGCGCGGATCATCTGGGCCAGCCAATAG
- a CDS encoding response regulator transcription factor: MSTLSIIIADDHPLFRGALRQAISGMEGEHHIVEAGDFSAAYRAAGEHPGADLMLLDLAMPGVSGFSGLMALRAEFAHLPVVIVSASDDSATVHRALALGASGFISKSSGIDEIRAAIRSVLDGDIATPAGYHGVIETDPESTDLINRLKTLTPQQSRVLGMLAEGLLNKQIAYELGVSEATIKAHVSAILLKLNVDSRTQAVIQLGKINTTMVA, translated from the coding sequence ATGTCAACGCTGTCGATCATCATCGCCGACGATCATCCGCTGTTTCGCGGCGCATTGCGCCAGGCGATCAGCGGCATGGAGGGGGAGCACCATATCGTTGAAGCCGGCGATTTTTCCGCCGCTTACCGGGCAGCCGGCGAGCATCCCGGTGCCGATCTCATGCTGCTCGATCTCGCCATGCCGGGGGTCAGCGGCTTTTCCGGCCTGATGGCGCTTCGGGCGGAATTTGCCCATCTGCCGGTGGTGATCGTCTCGGCCAGCGATGACAGCGCCACCGTGCACCGGGCGCTGGCGCTTGGCGCCTCCGGCTTCATCTCGAAATCTTCCGGCATCGACGAGATCAGGGCCGCGATCCGTTCTGTACTGGATGGCGACATCGCAACGCCTGCAGGCTATCACGGGGTCATCGAAACCGACCCCGAGAGCACCGACCTGATCAACCGCCTGAAAACACTGACACCGCAGCAGAGCCGCGTGCTCGGCATGCTGGCGGAAGGCCTGCTCAACAAGCAGATCGCCTATGAACTCGGGGTCTCCGAAGCGACGATCAAAGCGCATGTCTCGGCCATACTGCTGAAACTCAATGTCGACAGCCGCACCCAGGCGGTAATCCAGCTCGGCAAGATCAACACCACGATGGTCGCATGA
- a CDS encoding carbohydrate ABC transporter permease, translated as MERQSPALAIFVHAMALLLALVILGPVLWLFVMSISSTGDLIAKPLHWWPDVVDFSRYAVLLSQVENSAGAAFVSALENSIIVSGMATLAGLLVAIPAAWAVSRTPAITWSLYAVIATYMLPPVALAVPLYMGLANLGLLNSVFGLALVYLTILAPFTTWLLKSGFDTIPREIESAAMMDGASLFQTLRMITLPLAAPVLATSALFAFLLAWDEFFYALLFTSDQRAKTLTVAIADLAGGRVSDYGMIATAGVIAACPPVLVGLFMQRALISGLTSGGVKG; from the coding sequence ATGGAACGCCAAAGTCCCGCACTTGCGATTTTCGTTCATGCCATGGCGCTGCTGCTCGCCCTTGTCATTCTCGGGCCTGTCCTCTGGCTGTTCGTGATGAGCATTTCGTCCACCGGCGACCTCATCGCCAAGCCGCTGCACTGGTGGCCTGACGTGGTGGATTTCAGCCGCTACGCGGTACTGCTCAGCCAGGTGGAAAACAGTGCCGGTGCAGCCTTCGTTTCGGCGCTTGAAAACAGCATCATCGTTTCCGGCATGGCGACCCTTGCCGGGCTGCTTGTCGCAATTCCCGCCGCCTGGGCGGTGTCGCGCACCCCTGCCATCACCTGGTCGCTCTATGCGGTGATCGCCACCTACATGCTGCCGCCGGTAGCCCTTGCCGTGCCGCTCTACATGGGGCTTGCGAACCTCGGCCTGCTGAACTCGGTGTTCGGCCTGGCGCTGGTCTACCTCACCATCCTGGCCCCCTTCACCACATGGCTGCTGAAGTCGGGGTTCGACACCATCCCGCGCGAAATCGAAAGTGCGGCGATGATGGATGGCGCGAGCCTGTTCCAGACGCTCCGGATGATCACCCTGCCACTGGCCGCCCCGGTACTCGCCACCTCGGCGCTGTTCGCCTTCCTGCTCGCCTGGGACGAATTCTTCTACGCGCTGCTGTTTACCTCCGACCAGCGCGCCAAGACGCTGACCGTGGCGATTGCCGATCTGGCAGGAGGCCGGGTCTCCGATTACGGAATGATCGCCACGGCGGGCGTGATTGCCGCCTGTCCACCGGTTCTGGTCGGCCTGTTCATGCAGCGTGCCCTGATTTCGGGACTGACCAGCGGCGGGGTCAAGGGATGA
- a CDS encoding DUF952 domain-containing protein — protein sequence MTTTIYKIVPEALWQEARKIGVFEGAAIDFTDGYIHFSTAAQARETAARYFAGQRDLLLVAVDGAALGDALKFEPSRGGDLFPHLYAPLKLSDVRWEKPLPLDAEGNHIFPEMAA from the coding sequence ATGACCACCACCATCTACAAGATCGTGCCCGAAGCGCTGTGGCAGGAGGCTCGTAAAATCGGCGTGTTCGAAGGGGCCGCCATAGATTTCACCGATGGCTATATCCATTTCTCGACCGCCGCACAGGCCCGCGAAACCGCTGCCAGGTATTTCGCCGGACAGCGGGATCTGCTGCTGGTGGCAGTCGATGGTGCAGCCCTTGGCGACGCGCTGAAATTCGAGCCGTCACGCGGCGGCGACCTTTTTCCGCATCTCTATGCGCCGCTGAAGCTCTCTGACGTGCGGTGGGAAAAGCCGCTGCCGCTTGACGCAGAGGGCAACCACATCTTTCCGGAGATGGCTGCATGA
- a CDS encoding sugar ABC transporter permease: MTGSWLTTRAWLLMLPLLGVMIAVIGWPMIDTIHLSLTDAKLVGTSGTYVGVANYAKTLSNSGFLRALGNTTVFAVVSVGLEMVLGVLAALLLNQQFYGRSVLRAMMILPWALPTVVNATLWRLIYNPEYGALNAALMKVGLIDAYRSWLGEPGTAMAALVLADCWKNFPLVALIALAALQAVPRDIIAASMVDGAPVLKRFRFVILPYLMGPLLVALVLRTIEAFKVFDIIWVMTRGGPANSTRTLSILVYQEAFSFQRAGSGASLALIVTLLVMLLALAYGSLLKKSGDA; encoded by the coding sequence ATGACCGGCTCCTGGCTGACCACCCGCGCCTGGCTGCTGATGCTGCCGCTTCTCGGCGTGATGATCGCTGTCATCGGCTGGCCGATGATCGACACGATCCATCTGTCCCTTACCGATGCAAAACTGGTCGGCACCAGCGGAACCTATGTGGGTGTCGCAAACTATGCAAAGACTCTGTCGAACTCGGGCTTTCTGAGGGCGCTTGGTAACACGACGGTGTTTGCGGTCGTGTCCGTTGGCCTTGAAATGGTGCTGGGCGTGCTGGCGGCCCTGCTGCTGAACCAGCAATTTTATGGCCGCTCTGTCTTGCGGGCGATGATGATCCTGCCCTGGGCGCTGCCGACAGTGGTCAATGCGACGCTCTGGCGGCTGATCTACAATCCGGAATATGGCGCGCTTAATGCGGCGCTGATGAAGGTGGGCCTGATCGATGCCTATCGCTCCTGGCTTGGCGAGCCCGGCACCGCCATGGCGGCGCTGGTGCTGGCCGACTGCTGGAAGAACTTTCCGCTGGTCGCCCTGATCGCCCTTGCCGCCTTGCAGGCCGTGCCGCGCGACATCATCGCCGCCTCGATGGTGGATGGTGCCCCGGTGCTGAAGCGCTTCCGCTTCGTCATCCTGCCCTATCTGATGGGCCCGCTGCTGGTGGCGCTGGTGCTGCGCACCATCGAGGCCTTCAAGGTCTTCGACATCATCTGGGTGATGACCCGCGGCGGCCCCGCCAACAGCACGCGGACCCTGTCGATCCTCGTCTATCAGGAAGCCTTTTCCTTCCAGCGGGCCGGGTCCGGCGCGTCGCTGGCGCTGATCGTCACGCTGCTGGTGATGCTGCTGGCACTGGCCTATGGCAGCCTGCTGAAGAAATCGGGAGACGCATGA
- a CDS encoding glycosyltransferase family 2 protein, which yields MDEQTGWEEERFLQELGLGQAVIAAARARCRKNGTLLEEELLASGDISEAVFYGGIARWLRLPFQPDIDVDLIEDRFDLDLLLRHPYALKLRPPHAPTVTALPPRLEQMAKLSRDIASSQAIRSRLAITTPGAIRRVVWAKGQARRSRQSVAGLFETAPQMSARIPLAGSQGFALGLMLASAVAGSLALPGTMLAFAHMFLSLLYMSTVLFRVWSLISMKGACRPDTGRKPDARPCPVYSVLVALYREAAMVPQLVDVLGTLDWPKSRLDIKLVCEADDEETRNALGQLKLPVYMEVVLVPPCQPRTKPKALAYALPGARGEFLTIYDAEDRPHPGQLKQAYARFSLQGPELACLQAPLTITNGGKTWLSSLFALEYAAQFRCFLPMLARNTLPMPLGGTSNHFRRSALEAAGGWDPHNVTEDADLGLRLYRLGYHADMLDLPTLEEAPESRSIWLGQRSRWYKGWLQTYLVSMRNPLDLLRQLGWRGFAAFQLATVSMVVTALLHPVILLSLGMLACDLYRHALPALASLAGLLAVADMINLFLGYAILPLAGLVLARTSGTRWLYRHLLHIPLYWMMLTVAAWKALAGLIRNPHHWQKTPHVPAGRWAGAAS from the coding sequence GTGGACGAACAGACAGGATGGGAAGAGGAGCGGTTTCTCCAGGAACTTGGTCTCGGACAGGCGGTGATTGCCGCAGCGCGGGCCAGATGCCGGAAAAACGGAACCTTGCTGGAAGAGGAACTGCTCGCCAGCGGCGACATCAGCGAAGCGGTTTTCTACGGCGGCATCGCCCGATGGCTGCGACTGCCCTTCCAGCCGGATATCGATGTCGACCTGATCGAGGACCGGTTTGATCTGGATCTGCTGCTGCGCCACCCCTATGCGCTGAAATTGCGTCCGCCCCACGCACCCACCGTGACCGCGCTGCCGCCACGGCTGGAGCAGATGGCGAAACTGTCGCGTGATATCGCGTCCAGCCAGGCCATCCGGTCGCGGCTGGCCATCACCACACCTGGAGCCATCCGCCGGGTGGTCTGGGCAAAAGGCCAGGCACGCCGCAGCCGCCAGAGTGTCGCAGGACTGTTTGAAACCGCGCCACAGATGAGCGCCCGGATCCCCCTTGCCGGCAGTCAGGGATTTGCGCTCGGGCTGATGCTGGCCAGTGCCGTTGCGGGCAGCCTCGCCCTTCCCGGCACAATGCTGGCCTTTGCCCACATGTTTCTGTCCCTGCTCTACATGTCGACTGTGCTGTTCAGGGTCTGGAGCCTGATCAGCATGAAAGGCGCGTGCCGTCCCGACACGGGCCGCAAACCCGATGCCAGGCCTTGTCCGGTCTATTCCGTGCTGGTCGCGCTCTATCGGGAGGCGGCGATGGTGCCGCAGTTGGTCGACGTGCTCGGCACGCTCGACTGGCCGAAGTCCCGGCTGGACATCAAGCTTGTCTGCGAGGCCGACGATGAAGAAACCCGCAACGCGCTCGGCCAGTTGAAGCTGCCTGTTTATATGGAGGTGGTGCTGGTGCCGCCTTGTCAGCCCCGAACCAAGCCCAAGGCGCTGGCCTATGCCCTGCCGGGCGCACGCGGTGAATTCCTCACCATCTATGACGCGGAAGACCGGCCCCATCCCGGCCAGTTAAAACAGGCCTATGCGCGGTTCAGCCTGCAGGGACCGGAGCTTGCCTGTCTTCAGGCACCGCTGACCATCACCAATGGCGGCAAGACCTGGCTTTCCTCACTGTTTGCGCTGGAATATGCCGCGCAATTCCGGTGCTTTTTGCCAATGCTGGCCCGCAATACGTTGCCAATGCCACTCGGCGGAACATCCAATCACTTCCGCCGCAGTGCCCTTGAAGCGGCAGGCGGCTGGGATCCGCACAATGTCACCGAAGACGCCGATCTCGGCCTTCGCCTCTACCGGCTCGGATACCATGCCGACATGCTCGACCTGCCGACGCTGGAAGAAGCGCCTGAGAGTCGCTCGATCTGGCTGGGGCAGAGAAGCCGCTGGTACAAGGGCTGGCTTCAGACCTATCTGGTCAGCATGCGCAATCCTCTTGATCTGTTGCGGCAGCTGGGCTGGCGCGGCTTTGCCGCCTTCCAGCTGGCAACGGTATCCATGGTGGTCACGGCCCTGCTCCATCCCGTCATCCTTCTCAGCCTCGGTATGCTCGCCTGCGACCTCTATCGGCACGCCTTGCCCGCGCTCGCTTCGCTGGCCGGCCTGCTTGCCGTGGCGGACATGATCAATCTCTTCCTCGGCTATGCGATCCTGCCTCTGGCAGGCCTTGTTCTCGCCCGGACAAGCGGGACCCGGTGGCTGTACCGGCATCTTCTCCATATCCCGCTCTACTGGATGATGCTGACGGTTGCCGCCTGGAAGGCCCTTGCCGGACTGATCCGAAATCCGCATCACTGGCAAAAAACACCGCATGTTCCAGCTGGCCGGTGGGCCGGTGCGGCCAGCTAG
- a CDS encoding extracellular solute-binding protein yields MRKQWTSILAGASVLALSAAGHAHAQTTINALFMAQAAYSEADVRAMTDGFTRENPDIKVNLEFVPYEGLHDKAVLAQGSGSGYDVVLFDVIWPAEYATNNVLADVTDKITPEMKSGVLPGAWTTVNYDGKSWGMPWILDTKYLFYNKDILAKAGIKTPPRTWEELSADAKIIKDKGLLKTPIAWSWSQAEAAICDYTTLVSAFGGSFLDGGKPSFQTGGGLDALKYMVDSYKSGLTNPNSKEFVEEDVRRVFQSGEAAFALNWTYMYNMANTAADSKVAGKVGVVPAPGVEGKSTVSAVNGSMGLGITRTSKNPDAAWKYITYMTAQKTQNAYARLSLPIWSSSYDDPAVAKGQEELIGAAKQSLAAMYPRPTTAKYQEMSVALQQAIQESLLGQSSPEDALKTAAENSGL; encoded by the coding sequence ATGCGGAAACAGTGGACATCAATTCTGGCAGGCGCATCGGTTCTGGCGCTGAGCGCCGCGGGCCACGCCCATGCGCAAACCACCATCAACGCCCTGTTCATGGCGCAGGCCGCCTACAGCGAAGCCGATGTGCGGGCGATGACCGACGGTTTCACCAGGGAAAACCCCGACATCAAGGTCAATCTGGAATTCGTGCCCTATGAAGGGCTGCACGACAAGGCGGTGCTGGCGCAAGGGTCGGGCAGCGGTTACGACGTCGTGCTGTTCGACGTGATCTGGCCTGCCGAATACGCCACCAACAATGTGCTGGCCGATGTCACCGACAAGATTACGCCCGAGATGAAGTCCGGCGTGCTGCCGGGTGCCTGGACCACGGTGAACTACGACGGCAAGTCCTGGGGCATGCCCTGGATCCTCGACACCAAATACCTGTTCTACAACAAGGACATTCTCGCCAAGGCAGGCATCAAGACACCGCCGAGGACATGGGAAGAGCTCTCCGCCGATGCAAAGATCATCAAGGACAAGGGCCTGCTTAAGACCCCGATCGCCTGGAGCTGGTCGCAGGCAGAGGCGGCAATCTGCGACTACACGACGCTTGTGAGCGCCTTTGGCGGCAGCTTCCTCGATGGCGGCAAGCCCTCCTTCCAGACCGGCGGCGGGCTCGACGCGCTGAAATACATGGTCGACAGCTACAAGTCCGGGCTGACCAATCCGAATTCCAAGGAATTCGTCGAGGAGGATGTCCGCCGGGTCTTCCAGAGCGGCGAGGCCGCCTTCGCGCTTAACTGGACCTACATGTACAACATGGCCAATACCGCTGCCGACAGCAAGGTGGCGGGCAAGGTCGGCGTGGTTCCGGCACCGGGGGTCGAAGGCAAGAGCACGGTGTCGGCGGTCAACGGCTCGATGGGCCTCGGCATCACCAGGACCAGCAAGAATCCTGATGCGGCGTGGAAATACATCACCTACATGACCGCGCAGAAGACCCAGAACGCCTATGCCAGGCTGAGCCTGCCGATCTGGAGCTCGTCCTACGACGATCCTGCCGTCGCCAAGGGCCAGGAAGAGCTGATCGGTGCTGCCAAGCAGTCGCTTGCCGCCATGTATCCGCGTCCGACCACGGCGAAATACCAGGAAATGTCGGTCGCCCTGCAGCAGGCCATTCAGGAATCCCTGCTCGGCCAGTCCTCGCCGGAGGATGCGCTGAAGACGGCAGCCGAAAACAGCGGGCTCTGA
- a CDS encoding tellurite resistance TerB family protein codes for MTSVIPAEEALIYTMVIASAVDSQMPDEELGYIGNLVQTLPVFAGFNAGRLVAVSQDCQALLSAEDGLDTALQLIRQALPAKLCDTAYALAVEVASADLKLTPEELRFLSRLRDTLSLDKLTCAAIERSAIARYRKI; via the coding sequence ATGACTTCAGTAATCCCGGCAGAAGAAGCCCTGATCTATACAATGGTGATTGCCTCTGCGGTCGACAGCCAGATGCCGGATGAGGAACTCGGCTATATCGGCAATCTCGTGCAAACACTGCCGGTCTTCGCCGGTTTCAATGCCGGTCGGCTGGTCGCCGTATCGCAGGATTGCCAGGCCCTGCTCTCCGCTGAAGACGGGCTCGACACCGCCCTGCAACTGATCCGGCAGGCCCTTCCGGCGAAGCTTTGCGATACGGCCTATGCGCTGGCGGTTGAGGTGGCCTCCGCCGACCTGAAACTGACGCCGGAGGAACTGCGCTTCCTGTCGCGGCTGCGTGACACCCTGTCCCTGGACAAGCTGACCTGCGCGGCCATCGAGCGCAGCGCGATTGCCCGGTACCGCAAGATCTGA
- a CDS encoding ROK family transcriptional regulator: MSSKGTIRARAGTNLGGASAHNRRVIVDALRINGALSRADLARATRLTKQTISNIVDELEQRGVVRPQKTVRIARGQPITPYELVPDGAFALGLQIDRHVTRLIAVDLVGTVRLRLEAALTDSDPHQGMKVLLELIATARQSLKAESASGSERLVGLGAAMPGPFGAVEMEDSPWTMSGWQSFPLARELAEQTGLQVVLQNDAAAAATAEKLVGAANGLECAICLYLGYGFGAGLILNGELYTGANGNAGEVGLSLVPLLQGERPGLAAHAGLLPLEHRASLASLVKAFGHDPAACDLFDLVEEIVAHPAPLLDSWIADATAGLRWAVHMLESVFDPQTIILSGGAPRRLLERLVEGTKPLLPSLAARADRSLPRLQIGLADRWSVALGAAAEPISRAFDPRFSAIFKNEAP, encoded by the coding sequence ATGAGCAGCAAGGGGACCATTCGCGCCCGTGCCGGGACCAATCTCGGCGGCGCAAGTGCGCATAATCGCCGGGTGATCGTGGATGCCTTGCGGATCAACGGGGCGCTGTCGCGCGCCGATCTTGCCCGTGCTACCCGGCTCACCAAGCAGACGATTTCCAATATTGTCGACGAACTGGAGCAGCGCGGCGTGGTGCGCCCGCAGAAAACCGTGCGCATCGCGCGCGGCCAGCCGATCACGCCCTATGAACTGGTGCCGGACGGGGCATTTGCGCTCGGTTTGCAGATCGACCGGCACGTGACAAGGCTGATCGCGGTCGATCTGGTCGGCACTGTCCGCCTCCGTCTGGAGGCCGCCCTGACGGACAGCGACCCGCACCAGGGCATGAAGGTTCTGCTGGAATTGATTGCCACAGCCCGGCAATCGCTGAAGGCCGAGAGCGCTTCGGGCAGCGAGCGGCTCGTCGGCCTGGGGGCCGCCATGCCTGGTCCGTTTGGTGCGGTCGAGATGGAAGACAGTCCCTGGACGATGTCCGGCTGGCAATCATTCCCCCTTGCCCGGGAACTGGCGGAACAGACAGGTTTGCAGGTTGTGCTGCAGAACGATGCCGCTGCTGCCGCTACGGCGGAAAAGCTGGTGGGGGCTGCAAATGGCCTGGAATGCGCGATCTGCCTCTATCTCGGTTACGGATTCGGGGCCGGGCTCATTCTGAACGGCGAACTCTATACCGGTGCAAATGGCAATGCGGGTGAGGTCGGCTTGTCACTGGTGCCGCTGTTGCAGGGCGAAAGGCCGGGTCTGGCGGCCCATGCGGGCCTGCTGCCACTTGAGCACCGCGCCTCGCTCGCCTCGCTGGTCAAGGCTTTCGGTCACGACCCCGCTGCCTGCGACCTTTTCGATCTGGTGGAGGAGATCGTCGCGCATCCCGCGCCCCTGCTCGACAGCTGGATTGCCGACGCCACCGCCGGCCTGCGTTGGGCGGTTCACATGCTGGAATCGGTTTTCGACCCGCAGACAATCATCCTGTCGGGAGGTGCACCGCGGCGTTTGCTGGAGCGGCTTGTAGAAGGAACGAAGCCGCTGCTGCCCTCGCTTGCCGCACGTGCTGATCGCTCCCTTCCGCGGTTGCAGATCGGCCTGGCTGATCGGTGGTCTGTGGCACTTGGTGCTGCCGCCGAACCCATTTCCCGAGCCTTTGATCCGCGCTTTTCGGCGATTTTCAAGAATGAAGCACCCTAG